One Tachysurus fulvidraco isolate hzauxx_2018 chromosome 2, HZAU_PFXX_2.0, whole genome shotgun sequence DNA segment encodes these proteins:
- the ptprc gene encoding receptor-type tyrosine-protein phosphatase C isoform X17 produces MAKVPGLMFVLLVLAGLVICQTPVIAQPSDTTQETKTSQTPDIQGAGSPDQDKVSGSPANTSSTKPETNQNTETKVTVPITVSGSPALTSSTQHQTNPTTQTGDIQGAGSPDQDKVSGSPANTSSTKPETNQNTETKDIQGAGSPDQDKVSGSPANTSSTKPETNQNTETKVTVPITVSGSPALTSSTQHQTNPTTQTGGAVNTSVSGLPTLTPSTQHQTNVTTKTGDIQGAGSPDQDKVSGSPANTSSTKPETNQNTETKVTVPITVSGSPALTSSTQHQTNPTTQTGGAVNTSVSGLPTLTPSTQHQTNTTIQKEGAVNTSVSGLPTLTPSTQHQTNVTTKTGVTVPITVSGSPALTSSTQHQTNPTTQTGGAVNTSVSGLPTLTPSTQHQTNTTIQKEGAVNTSVSGLPTLTPSTQHQTNVTTKTGVVITVPVSPASTNSSQHQTNTNITTEGTLPSTSGSPTSTNSTQNQTNTTINTEDNSTTILHSSTQQQPISSTAMATTAVSNTSDLHSTTQQPISSTAMATTDNQTQSTSVPLTSSPTDTTSPTLTNNATTVKPLPCKYNYSFNDEWKVGFNINDVKGIYNITLNNVMLDNTRTIPVQREMKKYQISFTSLKPCQKYAVSFTPSCTPSKEKYSHLETRTLVDSDVSFTLKNDQVCFKTVWNLTFEKECITVTKDNSCSNSKLNFKEDVCNKTYVPFQLPPVKPVFNITNKFPNEFNWINKPKQCPNNLTYSCNDTIVKASELKPFIDYTCKGTYNFGNRPITSNLTKVKIECYIGNVTIVEKTASSIKARWDLSSTNCPNITKDITLEASCTNNTSKKVKMNCSGDYCEIKDLEAFTTYNCTFNAKYNYRKFLTVPKIERTLSTKPELNCNSPELTSHNSYKITCSIISWHGDRGEVKAELFIDGQGKNVKQAILTLTESKYSYEFKDLYYLTHYKVQVTAINGNGNKTEREFVHFDTKYNDKAVLGFLSFLIIVTSIALLFVLYKIYLLKREKSSRNEQEMDDLLPSNALLRVEPINADDLLDAYKKKRADEGRLFMEEFQSIPRIFSNFSVREAKKSENHPKNRYVDILPYDYNRVCLSHGGTDDYINGSFIEGYKETNKYIAAQGPKEETIGDFWTMIWEQKTSIIVMVTRCEEGNKNKCAQYWPSMERETEIFDDLVVKIKGEEKCPDYIIRHLTLMNRKEKSAEREVTHIQFTSWPDHGVPSDPGLLLKLRRRVNSFKNFFSGPIVIHCSAGVGRTGTYICIDAMIESLEAEGRVDIYGYVVKLRRQRCLMVQVEAQYVLIHTALIEYSQFGETEMALSSFHSEVSTLRQKEGSEPSLMELEFQKLPKFKTYRSANTARTEENKNKNRSSIIPYDFNRVPIKVDDEVSHDSDADDEQDYSSDEEDEVPTKYINASYLDGYWMPSSFIVAQGPMEDTVADFLHMLYQKQVQTVFMLSNCTENDKEFCTQYWHDEKKTFEEMVVEVKETENTPTYIRRCLEIQHTKRKDSHTLQQYQFLKWAGQELPDNPLDLVDMMRSVRQSGDNNNKNKNLPILAHCNDGSSRSGIFCALWKLLDSADTEKLVDIFQVAKDMRKARMGMLTSFEQYNFLYAALEVAYPVQNGEVKKPSEAPADTVQVINESTALISPSTGTDTEESTKEGTGSVSPEEGATEASTEPEKSLSESTPNGPTATAEAESV; encoded by the exons ATATCCAAGGAGCTGGCAGTCCAGACCAAGATAAAG TGTCAGGCTCACCCGCAAACACCAGCTCAACTAAAccagaaacaaaccaaaacacgGAGACAAAAG ATATCCAAGGAGCTGGCAGTCCAGACCAAGATAAAG TGTCAGGCTCACCCGCAAACACCAGCTCAACTAAAccagaaacaaaccaaaacacgGAGACAAAAG TTACAGTCCCAATCACAGTGTCAGGCTCACCCGCACTCACCTCCTCAACTCAACACCAAACAAACCCAACCACACAGACAGGAG GTGCAGTAAACACCAGTGTGTCAGGCTTACCCACACTCACCCCCTCAACTCAACACCAAACAAACGTAACCACAAAGACAGGAG ATATCCAAGGAGCTGGCAGTCCAGACCAAGATAAAG TGTCAGGCTCACCCGCAAACACCAGCTCAACTAAAccagaaacaaaccaaaacacgGAGACAAAAG TTACAGTCCCAATCACAGTGTCAGGCTCACCCGCACTCACCTCCTCAACTCAACACCAAACAAACCCAACCACACAGACAGGAG GTGCAGTAAACACCAGTGTGTCAGGCTTACCCACACTCACCCCCTCAACtcaacaccaaacaaacacaaccatACAGAAAGAAG GTGCAGTAAACACCAGTGTGTCAGGCTTACCCACACTCACCCCCTCAACTCAACACCAAACAAACGTAACCACAAAGACAGGAG TTACAGTCCCAATCACAGTGTCAGGCTCACCCGCACTCACCTCCTCAACTCAACACCAAACAAACCCAACCACACAGACAGGAG GTGCAGTAAACACCAGTGTGTCAGGCTTACCCACACTCACCCCCTCAACtcaacaccaaacaaacacaaccatACAGAAAGAAG GTGCAGTAAACACCAGTGTGTCAGGCTTACCCACACTCACCCCCTCAACTCAACACCAAACAAACGTAACCACAAAGACAGGAG TCGTTATCACAGTGCCAGTCTCACCCGCAAGCACCAACTCATCtcaacaccaaacaaacacaaacataacaacAGAAG GTACACTCCCAAGCACATCAGGCTCACCCACAAGCACCAACTCAACTCAAAACCAAACTAACACAACCATAAATACAGAAG ACAATAGCACAACAATCTTGCACTCAAGCACGCAACAACAACCAATTTCAAGCACAGCCATGGCTACAACAG CAGTCAGTAACACATCAGACTTGCACTCAACCACGCAACAACCAATTTCAAGCACAGCCATGGCTACAACAG ACAACCAAACCCAAAGCACCTCTGTCCCACTCACATCCTCACCCACGGACACAACCTCACCCACACTCACGAACAACGCAACAACAG tgaAACCCTTACCGT GCAAATACAACTACAGCTTCAACGATGAATGGAAAGTGGGATTTAACATAAATGATGTTAAAGGCATTTACAACATTACGCTGAACAACGTTATGTTGGACAacaccagaacaatcccagtgCAACGTGAAATGAAGAAATACCAAATATCATTTACATCACTAAAGCCTTGCCAAAAATATGCTGTCAGTTTTACTCCCTCCTGTACTCCcagtaaagaaaaatacagtcATCTGGAAACAAGAACATTGG TTGACTCAGATGTAAGTTTCACACTGAAGAATGATCAAGTGTGTTTCAAGACCGTGTGGAATTTGACTTTTGAAAAAGAATGTATAACCGTCACTAAGGATAACTCCTGCAGCAATAGTAAACTGAACTTTAAAGAAGACGTCTGTAATAAAACCTATGTACCTTTCCAACTTCCCCCAG TAAAGCctgtttttaatattacaaaCAAGTTCCCAAATGAATTTAATTGGATTAATAAGCCTAAACAATGCCCAAACAACCTCACATACTCCTGCAATG ACACAATCGTTAAAGCCTCAGAGTTGAAACCTTTTATAGATTATACATGCAAGGGGACATATAATTTCGGAAACAGACCAATCACTAGCAACCTCACGAAAGTTAAGATTGAATGCT ATATTGGTAATGTCACTATTGTCGAAAAAACGGCAAGCAGCATCAAGGCAAGATGGGATTTAAGCAGCACAAACTGCCCAAACATTACCAAGGATATCACTTTGGAAGCGAGCTGCACCAATAACACATCCAAAAAAGTCAAAA tgaACTGTTCTGGGGACTACTGTGAAATTAAGGATTTGGAAGCCTTTACTACATATAACTGCACTTTTAATGCAAAGTACAATTATAGAAAATTCCTCACTGTTCCCAAAATTGAGAGGACCTTATCTACAA AACCCGAATTAAATTGCAATTCACCTGAGCTTACTTCTCATAATTCGTACAAAATTACATGTAGTATTATAAGTTGGCACGGGGACAGGGGAGAAGTCAAAGCAGAGCTCTTCATAGATGGTCAAGGGAAGAACGTAAAGCAGGCAATTTTGACTTTAACTGAAAGCAAATATTCATATGAATTCAAAGACCTCTACTACTTAACACACTATAAAGTGCAG GTCACTGCCATAAATGGTAACGGGAATAAAACTGAGAGGGAGTTTGTGCATTTTGATACTAAAT ACAATGACAAAGCTGTTCTTGGATTCCTGAGCTTTCTCATTATTGTCACGTCTATCGCGCTCCTGTTTGTCCTGTACAAGATCTACCTTTTAAAGAGGGAAAAGTCAAG CAGGAATGAACAGGAAATGGATGACCTTCTTCCATCAA ATGCGCTGCTTAGAGTGGAACCCATAAATGCTGATGACCTGCTCGATGCGTACAAGAAGAAGAGGGCTGATGAAGGACGTCTGTTCATGGAAGAATTTCAG AGCATTCCACGTATTTTCTCCAATTTCTCAGTCAGAGAGgccaaaaaatcagaaaaccaTCCAAAGAATCGCTACGTTGACATTCTTCCCT ATGACTACAATcgcgtctgtctctctcacggAGGAACAGATGACTACATCAACGGCAGTTTCATTGAG ggTTACAAGGAAACCAATAAATACATCGCAGCCCAAG gaCCCAAGGAAGAGACGATAGGAGATTTCTGGACGATGATCTGGGAGCAGAAGACTTCCATTATTGTCATGGTAACCCGTTGTGAAGAAGGAAACAAG AACAAATGTGCTCAGTATTGGCCATCgatggagagagaaacagagatttTTGATGATTTGGTTGTGAAAATCAAGGGAGAGGAAAAATGCCCGGATTACATAATCCGCCACCTGACCCTGATGAAC CGTAAAGAGAAGTCAGCAGAACGTGAAGTGACTCACATCCAGTTCACAAGCTGGCCCGACCATGGCGTCCCATCTGATCCCGGCCTGCTCCTTAAACTTCGCCGCAGGGTCAACTCCTTCAAAAACTTCTTCAGTGGACCGATTGTCATTCACTGCAG TGCCGGAGTTGGACGCACAGGGACCTATATCTGTATCGATGCCATGATTGAGAGTCTGGAGGCAGAAGGACGTGTGGACATTTATGGATATGTGGTCAAACTTCGCCGTCAAAGATGCCTCATGGTCCAAGTGGAG GCCCAGTATGTGCTCATCCACACGGCGCTGATCGAATACAGTCAGTTTGGCGAGACGGAAATGGCGCTCTCGAGTTTCCACTCGGAGGTCAGCACACTCAGACAGAAGGAGGGAAGTGAACCGTCTTTAATGGAGTTGGAGTTTCAG AAACTTCCAAAATTCAAAACCTACAGGTCGGCCAACACGGCACGCACCGAGgagaacaagaacaaaaaccGCTCGTCTATCATTCCAT ACGACTTTAACAGAGTCCCAATTAAAGTGGACGATGAAGTCAGCCATGACAGTGATGCTGACGATGAGCAGGATTATTCCTcagatgaggaagatgaagtCCCCACCAAATACATCAACGCCTCCTATTTGGAT GGATACTGGATGCCGAGTAGCTTCATTGTGGCACAGGGACCCATGGAGGATACGGTTGCTGACTTTCTGCACATGCTGTATCAGAAGCAGGTTCAAACTGTCTTCATGCTCTCGAATTGCACTGAGAATGACAAG GAGTTCTGCACCCAGTATTGGCATGATGAGAAGAAAACATTTGAGGAGATGGTGGTGGAGGTTAAAGAGACTGAAAACACCCCTACATACATCAGACGGTGCCTAGAAATACAGCACACCAAG AGGAAAGACAGCCACACACTGCAGCAGTACCAGTTCCTGAAATGGGCGGGTCAGGAGCTTCCAGACAACCCTCTCGATTTGGTTGACATGATGAGGAGTGTCAGACAGAGcggtgacaacaacaacaaaaacaagaatttGCCCATTCTGGCACACTGCAA TGATGGCTCCTCACGTTCTGGAATATTCTGCGCCTTGTGGAAGCTTCTGGACAGTGCGGACACAGAGAAACTGGTGGACATCTTCCAGGTGGCCAAGGACATGCGCAAGGCTCGCATGGGCATGCTCACCAGCTTT GAGCAGTACAATTTCCTGTATGCTGCCCTGGAGGTTGCGTATCCGGTGCAGAACGGTGAGGTGAAGAAGCCCAGCGAAGCCCCTGCTGACACTGTGCAGGTTATTAACGAATCCACAGCACTGATCAGTCCCAGCACAGGCACCGACACCGAAGAGAGTACCAAGGAAGGTACCGGCTCAGTATCGCCTGAAGAGGGAGCCACTGAGGCCAGCACAGAGCCAGAGAAAAGCCTTAGTGAGAGCACCCCTAACGGTCCGACTGCTACAGCAGAGGCCGAATCTGTTTAA
- the ptprc gene encoding receptor-type tyrosine-protein phosphatase C isoform X20: MAKVPGLMFVLLVLAGLVICQTPVIAQPSDTTQETKTSQTPDIQGAGSPDQDKVSGSPANTSSTKPETNQNTETKVTVPITVSGSPALTSSTQHQTNPTTQTGGAVNTSVSGLPTLTPSTQHQTNVTISDTDEGAGKENPNADIQGAGSPDQDKDIQGAGSPDQDKVSGSPANTSSTKPETNQNTETKGAVNTSVSGLPTLTPSTQHQTNVTTKTGDIQGAGSPDQDKVSGSPANTSSTKPETNQNTETKVTVPITVSGSPALTSSTQHQTNPTTQTGGAVNTSVSGLPTLTPSTQHQTNTTIQKEGAVNTSVSGLPTLTPSTQHQTNVTTKTGVTVPITVSGSPALTSSTQHQTNPTTQTGGAVNTSVSGLPTLTPSTQHQTNTTIQKEGAVNTSVSGLPTLTPSTQHQTNVTTKTGVVITVPVSPASTNSSQHQTNTNITTEGTLPSTSGSPTSTNSTQNQTNTTINTEDNSTTILHSSTQQQPISSTAMATTAVSNTSDLHSTTQQPISSTAMATTDNQTQSTSVPLTSSPTDTTSPTLTNNATTVKPLPCKYNYSFNDEWKVGFNINDVKGIYNITLNNVMLDNTRTIPVQREMKKYQISFTSLKPCQKYAVSFTPSCTPSKEKYSHLETRTLVDSDVSFTLKNDQVCFKTVWNLTFEKECITVTKDNSCSNSKLNFKEDVCNKTYVPFQLPPVKPVFNITNKFPNEFNWINKPKQCPNNLTYSCNDTIVKASELKPFIDYTCKGTYNFGNRPITSNLTKVKIECYIGNVTIVEKTASSIKARWDLSSTNCPNITKDITLEASCTNNTSKKVKMNCSGDYCEIKDLEAFTTYNCTFNAKYNYRKFLTVPKIERTLSTKPELNCNSPELTSHNSYKITCSIISWHGDRGEVKAELFIDGQGKNVKQAILTLTESKYSYEFKDLYYLTHYKVQVTAINGNGNKTEREFVHFDTKYNDKAVLGFLSFLIIVTSIALLFVLYKIYLLKREKSSRNEQEMDDLLPSNALLRVEPINADDLLDAYKKKRADEGRLFMEEFQSIPRIFSNFSVREAKKSENHPKNRYVDILPYDYNRVCLSHGGTDDYINGSFIEGYKETNKYIAAQGPKEETIGDFWTMIWEQKTSIIVMVTRCEEGNKNKCAQYWPSMERETEIFDDLVVKIKGEEKCPDYIIRHLTLMNRKEKSAEREVTHIQFTSWPDHGVPSDPGLLLKLRRRVNSFKNFFSGPIVIHCSAGVGRTGTYICIDAMIESLEAEGRVDIYGYVVKLRRQRCLMVQVEAQYVLIHTALIEYSQFGETEMALSSFHSEVSTLRQKEGSEPSLMELEFQKLPKFKTYRSANTARTEENKNKNRSSIIPYDFNRVPIKVDDEVSHDSDADDEQDYSSDEEDEVPTKYINASYLDGYWMPSSFIVAQGPMEDTVADFLHMLYQKQVQTVFMLSNCTENDKEFCTQYWHDEKKTFEEMVVEVKETENTPTYIRRCLEIQHTKRKDSHTLQQYQFLKWAGQELPDNPLDLVDMMRSVRQSGDNNNKNKNLPILAHCNDGSSRSGIFCALWKLLDSADTEKLVDIFQVAKDMRKARMGMLTSFEQYNFLYAALEVAYPVQNGEVKKPSEAPADTVQVINESTALISPSTGTDTEESTKEGTGSVSPEEGATEASTEPEKSLSESTPNGPTATAEAESV; the protein is encoded by the exons ATATCCAAGGAGCTGGCAGTCCAGACCAAGATAAAG ATATCCAAGGAGCTGGCAGTCCAGACCAAGATAAAG TGTCAGGCTCACCCGCAAACACCAGCTCAACTAAAccagaaacaaaccaaaacacgGAGACAAAAG GTGCAGTAAACACCAGTGTGTCAGGCTTACCCACACTCACCCCCTCAACTCAACACCAAACAAACGTAACCACAAAGACAGGAG ATATCCAAGGAGCTGGCAGTCCAGACCAAGATAAAG TGTCAGGCTCACCCGCAAACACCAGCTCAACTAAAccagaaacaaaccaaaacacgGAGACAAAAG TTACAGTCCCAATCACAGTGTCAGGCTCACCCGCACTCACCTCCTCAACTCAACACCAAACAAACCCAACCACACAGACAGGAG GTGCAGTAAACACCAGTGTGTCAGGCTTACCCACACTCACCCCCTCAACtcaacaccaaacaaacacaaccatACAGAAAGAAG GTGCAGTAAACACCAGTGTGTCAGGCTTACCCACACTCACCCCCTCAACTCAACACCAAACAAACGTAACCACAAAGACAGGAG TTACAGTCCCAATCACAGTGTCAGGCTCACCCGCACTCACCTCCTCAACTCAACACCAAACAAACCCAACCACACAGACAGGAG GTGCAGTAAACACCAGTGTGTCAGGCTTACCCACACTCACCCCCTCAACtcaacaccaaacaaacacaaccatACAGAAAGAAG GTGCAGTAAACACCAGTGTGTCAGGCTTACCCACACTCACCCCCTCAACTCAACACCAAACAAACGTAACCACAAAGACAGGAG TCGTTATCACAGTGCCAGTCTCACCCGCAAGCACCAACTCATCtcaacaccaaacaaacacaaacataacaacAGAAG GTACACTCCCAAGCACATCAGGCTCACCCACAAGCACCAACTCAACTCAAAACCAAACTAACACAACCATAAATACAGAAG ACAATAGCACAACAATCTTGCACTCAAGCACGCAACAACAACCAATTTCAAGCACAGCCATGGCTACAACAG CAGTCAGTAACACATCAGACTTGCACTCAACCACGCAACAACCAATTTCAAGCACAGCCATGGCTACAACAG ACAACCAAACCCAAAGCACCTCTGTCCCACTCACATCCTCACCCACGGACACAACCTCACCCACACTCACGAACAACGCAACAACAG tgaAACCCTTACCGT GCAAATACAACTACAGCTTCAACGATGAATGGAAAGTGGGATTTAACATAAATGATGTTAAAGGCATTTACAACATTACGCTGAACAACGTTATGTTGGACAacaccagaacaatcccagtgCAACGTGAAATGAAGAAATACCAAATATCATTTACATCACTAAAGCCTTGCCAAAAATATGCTGTCAGTTTTACTCCCTCCTGTACTCCcagtaaagaaaaatacagtcATCTGGAAACAAGAACATTGG TTGACTCAGATGTAAGTTTCACACTGAAGAATGATCAAGTGTGTTTCAAGACCGTGTGGAATTTGACTTTTGAAAAAGAATGTATAACCGTCACTAAGGATAACTCCTGCAGCAATAGTAAACTGAACTTTAAAGAAGACGTCTGTAATAAAACCTATGTACCTTTCCAACTTCCCCCAG TAAAGCctgtttttaatattacaaaCAAGTTCCCAAATGAATTTAATTGGATTAATAAGCCTAAACAATGCCCAAACAACCTCACATACTCCTGCAATG ACACAATCGTTAAAGCCTCAGAGTTGAAACCTTTTATAGATTATACATGCAAGGGGACATATAATTTCGGAAACAGACCAATCACTAGCAACCTCACGAAAGTTAAGATTGAATGCT ATATTGGTAATGTCACTATTGTCGAAAAAACGGCAAGCAGCATCAAGGCAAGATGGGATTTAAGCAGCACAAACTGCCCAAACATTACCAAGGATATCACTTTGGAAGCGAGCTGCACCAATAACACATCCAAAAAAGTCAAAA tgaACTGTTCTGGGGACTACTGTGAAATTAAGGATTTGGAAGCCTTTACTACATATAACTGCACTTTTAATGCAAAGTACAATTATAGAAAATTCCTCACTGTTCCCAAAATTGAGAGGACCTTATCTACAA AACCCGAATTAAATTGCAATTCACCTGAGCTTACTTCTCATAATTCGTACAAAATTACATGTAGTATTATAAGTTGGCACGGGGACAGGGGAGAAGTCAAAGCAGAGCTCTTCATAGATGGTCAAGGGAAGAACGTAAAGCAGGCAATTTTGACTTTAACTGAAAGCAAATATTCATATGAATTCAAAGACCTCTACTACTTAACACACTATAAAGTGCAG GTCACTGCCATAAATGGTAACGGGAATAAAACTGAGAGGGAGTTTGTGCATTTTGATACTAAAT ACAATGACAAAGCTGTTCTTGGATTCCTGAGCTTTCTCATTATTGTCACGTCTATCGCGCTCCTGTTTGTCCTGTACAAGATCTACCTTTTAAAGAGGGAAAAGTCAAG CAGGAATGAACAGGAAATGGATGACCTTCTTCCATCAA ATGCGCTGCTTAGAGTGGAACCCATAAATGCTGATGACCTGCTCGATGCGTACAAGAAGAAGAGGGCTGATGAAGGACGTCTGTTCATGGAAGAATTTCAG AGCATTCCACGTATTTTCTCCAATTTCTCAGTCAGAGAGgccaaaaaatcagaaaaccaTCCAAAGAATCGCTACGTTGACATTCTTCCCT ATGACTACAATcgcgtctgtctctctcacggAGGAACAGATGACTACATCAACGGCAGTTTCATTGAG ggTTACAAGGAAACCAATAAATACATCGCAGCCCAAG gaCCCAAGGAAGAGACGATAGGAGATTTCTGGACGATGATCTGGGAGCAGAAGACTTCCATTATTGTCATGGTAACCCGTTGTGAAGAAGGAAACAAG AACAAATGTGCTCAGTATTGGCCATCgatggagagagaaacagagatttTTGATGATTTGGTTGTGAAAATCAAGGGAGAGGAAAAATGCCCGGATTACATAATCCGCCACCTGACCCTGATGAAC CGTAAAGAGAAGTCAGCAGAACGTGAAGTGACTCACATCCAGTTCACAAGCTGGCCCGACCATGGCGTCCCATCTGATCCCGGCCTGCTCCTTAAACTTCGCCGCAGGGTCAACTCCTTCAAAAACTTCTTCAGTGGACCGATTGTCATTCACTGCAG TGCCGGAGTTGGACGCACAGGGACCTATATCTGTATCGATGCCATGATTGAGAGTCTGGAGGCAGAAGGACGTGTGGACATTTATGGATATGTGGTCAAACTTCGCCGTCAAAGATGCCTCATGGTCCAAGTGGAG GCCCAGTATGTGCTCATCCACACGGCGCTGATCGAATACAGTCAGTTTGGCGAGACGGAAATGGCGCTCTCGAGTTTCCACTCGGAGGTCAGCACACTCAGACAGAAGGAGGGAAGTGAACCGTCTTTAATGGAGTTGGAGTTTCAG AAACTTCCAAAATTCAAAACCTACAGGTCGGCCAACACGGCACGCACCGAGgagaacaagaacaaaaaccGCTCGTCTATCATTCCAT ACGACTTTAACAGAGTCCCAATTAAAGTGGACGATGAAGTCAGCCATGACAGTGATGCTGACGATGAGCAGGATTATTCCTcagatgaggaagatgaagtCCCCACCAAATACATCAACGCCTCCTATTTGGAT GGATACTGGATGCCGAGTAGCTTCATTGTGGCACAGGGACCCATGGAGGATACGGTTGCTGACTTTCTGCACATGCTGTATCAGAAGCAGGTTCAAACTGTCTTCATGCTCTCGAATTGCACTGAGAATGACAAG GAGTTCTGCACCCAGTATTGGCATGATGAGAAGAAAACATTTGAGGAGATGGTGGTGGAGGTTAAAGAGACTGAAAACACCCCTACATACATCAGACGGTGCCTAGAAATACAGCACACCAAG AGGAAAGACAGCCACACACTGCAGCAGTACCAGTTCCTGAAATGGGCGGGTCAGGAGCTTCCAGACAACCCTCTCGATTTGGTTGACATGATGAGGAGTGTCAGACAGAGcggtgacaacaacaacaaaaacaagaatttGCCCATTCTGGCACACTGCAA TGATGGCTCCTCACGTTCTGGAATATTCTGCGCCTTGTGGAAGCTTCTGGACAGTGCGGACACAGAGAAACTGGTGGACATCTTCCAGGTGGCCAAGGACATGCGCAAGGCTCGCATGGGCATGCTCACCAGCTTT GAGCAGTACAATTTCCTGTATGCTGCCCTGGAGGTTGCGTATCCGGTGCAGAACGGTGAGGTGAAGAAGCCCAGCGAAGCCCCTGCTGACACTGTGCAGGTTATTAACGAATCCACAGCACTGATCAGTCCCAGCACAGGCACCGACACCGAAGAGAGTACCAAGGAAGGTACCGGCTCAGTATCGCCTGAAGAGGGAGCCACTGAGGCCAGCACAGAGCCAGAGAAAAGCCTTAGTGAGAGCACCCCTAACGGTCCGACTGCTACAGCAGAGGCCGAATCTGTTTAA